taaaaaatatgtgCCTTTCTAAAGGACAACAATAATTGTAGATATAAATTAGACTCAATTGATAAATTAATCATCATCGATTGTCGAACCATACAACATAAATTAACCTTTTGTGATCATTATCACTATCATTAATATTTATCTGTTAATAGTAATGGATTTTTTTGTTGAAACCTATAGAGTGTTTTATAACTAAAAATATAGATATaggtttatatttttttattactcttttctctaaatttttttcactcttttaatttcttctagtatttttaaaatttttatttttaattaaaaatatcaATTACATTGGTGAGTAAATATTGATTCCCTATTAAAATAATGATCATCACAAAATGCCTATGATATCCATCAACTCATTCCAATTAAGTAATAACCTTAATCAAATGATAAGTATCACTATGAATAATTTGAAACTCATTCCTTGAGGAACCAACTTACCAAATGCCTTCTAAGTACATGAAACAAATTGCACAATTTGtgtaaataaaattattttgtgaAAATTCATGAAATATGCGATGCAATCCCCAAACCATGATCAATTGtaagtaaagaaaaagaaaagtcaatgAATGGTTGCCTAACTGATTCTCATGTTAGTACCTAAATCTTTTTTAAATCTAGTGATATTTCATTAATTGAAACTTGTCACtagaagtggcaaaatggataTATGGTTGATAAATGGTTTTAGTTAAATGGATAGTGGATCAAATTGATCCAATCCAATTAaaaccatttaataaatggatctaaatggatgtcatttaaatggatagtgtaaaccatgatccatccatttatccatttactctcccaaatcctaaatttaagatccaaatatttttttccaaaaaatacaAATTCCCAAAGTTCTATCCTTAAATCACCTAAAACCTTTTGGTAATAACAAATGCTTGTACTACTACTCTATTTCAGTACTTCATAAAATTAGTTTAGTTTCAAGAAAATTTAACTGTTGTGGTCAATTTAACCTTTCGTCATTACTTTAAGTATCATTTTGTAAAGTAATGAACAATTAAGAACTGGGCTACATTTTTATAACTTTTGAATGAATTGAATACGGTTTTACAGTGAAAAGAAGTTTACGTTTCCAATTTTTTGCACTCCTGTTCAAGAGTGATGTCTTGAATAAAATGGAGTTCTAATAAGAAATCTTATGTTATTtgacaagtaaaatattttcatcacATATGCACGTAGTACCTAAAAATATATGAAACTCCTTATTATACCATTGATATACAAGCTACCTTATATTACTTAGTAAATTAggtgtctttttttttggatagttggGTTAGGTGATAAGGGGAGAGGGATTGCAAGTATGaggatttggaaaaaaaaaaaaaattatcatttaCATATCTTAACCAATGTTGCGGGGACACtcgttagaaaaattatttttataaataaaagaattaaaaaaataaaaattattttgacacTGCATGATGCATTCTCgctttttctttacttaagaATATAAATGTTTGCAATCATTACTACATGAgagtttaattaaaaaaaacaagagtagagactaaaatataattttgaaaaggaTGGAAGAAGTCTAGGAGCTAGAAGCAAATAACATGCAATTAATGTTATTGGCAACTTGGCATTTGAGGAAGTtatgaagaaaaaaatagatggccccacaagattttatctcacatttttataaatgtgttttctattttttaagttAAATGGATGTATATGGATAAGAtggataatccatttaaatccaccaacataattggatttaaatggttatccatttaaaaccattgaatttatatggatcatccaaatccatttaaggTTGGTTTATATGGATGGATTGGTGGATAtgaatccattttgccacttctaCTTGTCACAATCATCATTTGTATCATGGTACAAATTTTCtttggttcttttctttttctttttattcggataaaaaatttatttactaATGTAAtatgttttaatttttagtacaATGAAACATTATTACTCATGTTTAAACAATATGGGGGGACTCAACTCCTACATGCGCATGTccaaaaatttaattttcatCCAATTTCTAATAACATTTTTGTTCATAATAACATTTAATGCTCTCGTTAATTACCATATAATTAATTACCATATAATGTAATCACATCTAAATTTCTAATTCTTCCATTTATCTTTACATTCCACTTAATTAACTTATCTTTCTACAATACTTatgaatcatttttttttcgtttcaaGTACAAAATTGTAGCACTGTATTGGAAAAGTTCACCATTTGCTTTATTCCCGATCCTCTTTTTCATTCATGTTTCTTTCATgccattcatttttttttttcatttttgttggGGTCCATATACCTGGAGAGTTTCCAAAATATCTCCAATTATTGGGCCATTTTATGATGACCAATTATGTAAAAGGGCTTCCCcttagggtccgtttgtttcgggtgaaaatgttttccaggaaaatattttcctaatttcccgtgtttggttgcacaaaagttactgaaaacattttcctatgtaaaatattttcactcatcttatggaaaacaacttcccttccaaacttactgaagttgttttccgaaattcatgcatcccgcctgtagtatgttccaaacttactgaaaacatcttgtagtatgttttttttttttttttttagtgtaaacaggaggattcgaacccaagacctcttccttacactccctcccccgtaccacccaaccccccgcctagtatattcaaaataaaaaaaaaaacctcatcctgctcatcctatgctagtaattaattatgtataataggaacattcttttctagagaaactttcagcagtgagagtgcaagatatatgtcacaataagcattgcatatGATTGAtttttgacactaaatggccagcaatttgtttattgctttaggagatattttttattcatatatacatttctccaagattttttaaagttaaacaatgagataaattttcttattttgcatggaaagaagtatgtagttataatgtgtagaaagtaaagatagagataaaagtgaaaatatttcaaaagttaaacaaacaccagaaaaatgaagtaagaaaatattttcaataagctaaccaaacacctgaaaatgatgaaagggaaatgattttcatggaaaattacttccacggaaaatattttcccaaggaaaacattttacttccaaccaaacagacccttaatatcaaaagttttttttttttttttgtaccaGGCGCATGAATTGCCTTCTTATTGTTTGCTCCCACAAGCAACTGGCCTTTCCTGTTCATAGCACAGCACTATTGGCCTTCTCATATTGGTTTTGCCCACAGTGAGCAAAACTGTTCACACTTTCCACCGTAGCCAGGCCGAGCCCGTTCCAGCTGCCTTCTTTCCCCAACCGAAAGCAAACAACTCACGTGCAAATAACAACCAAAAGAGGACGACGAAAGTGAGTCCCAAAGTTCCTTAACCACATTGACTCTTAGTTAgacaaattttttatatataatgtTACAGTTATatataaatgaaaataattcCAAAAACATTACATttatacaatatatcaaaaataacttcaaatatacaaaaaaataaaataaaatctataacatttatttctttaatctatcaaaaaataaaaaaataaaaacaactcCATTCAACATAtgaaaaacaactccaaatatacacaaaaaataaaaaataaaatctacacCATTTATTTCTTCCATCTATCGCCACCACCCACTACCATCACCATCCCCTCCTTTTTCCTATTTCCTCTCCCTCTTCCCTTCCCTTCCTCTTTCCCGCCACACTCCACCCCTCTCCCTTCCTCCTCTCCCCCCACCCCCCCCCACCTTCCCAAATATGGCCTTGACTAGAGGTTATGATCTAGCCACGATATCATAACCAGAGACCTCAATCTAGCCTCGCCTAGATCGGGGGAGGGAGGGAAGGAAAGGGGTGAGGTGTGACGATCAAAGGGAGGGGAAGGAGAAGGAAGAAGGGGAGGAAAGAAAGAGGAGAGGAAAAAGATAGAGGAGGCGGGaaagaggagaaagaaagagagggagGAGAAAGAGGAAGGGACAGGAGGGCAGAGGAGGAGGAAAGATAGGAGAGGTGGAGGGAGGAGGTGGTGGtgataatttttaaaaaaatattacaaaaaattttaaaattttaaaatatttcaaaatatatctAATAAACATCTcaaaaaatatctagaaaaacATCTACACTAGaaactagaaaatttttcatatagaatattacagtaaaatatttttaaaaaaaagagctAATCCAAAGTTACAATCTTCTAAAATCACAATCATCGTACTTCTCCTAAAAAACCAAGAATAAAAAAAGACACAGCCTACCGCCTCTCAATGATCATCTTCAAATCATTATTGCCTCTGAGCTCCTAAAATTATCGTCAGAATCTTTCCAATGCCTTAATTAGGATTCCAAGTCCCATTAGAAACacagaaaagaagaaagaagaaagaaaaaacgaAAGGCAGAAAAGAGCAGAAGGAAACAAAGGAATCAGCAGGGAGTTGCTGTTGCCGCCGCCACCACCGGAACTTTCCATCACCACCTGCAAATCTTCACCGAGAGAGCACTGTAAGCTCTCCTTTTCCTTtaatttcagtttttctttAATCAGATTCTTGAAACTCTTAAAGCACATTTCTTTTGAATTTGTCCTTTAAAATTTTTCTGTTGATTATGCGCGATTTTGTGAATGTACATGCTTTGTGTGTTAATTGGACTGAAATCCCTTGTGTTTCTGAGAAATTTGGATAACTATAATCCTCATTGAAAATGAAATCTGTGGTTTTTTTCATGTCTATCACATATTTGACAAAATGCTCAAATGAACCCCAAATGAAAATTTAAACTAAAGGCATGAATCTCCTGAACCTGTGCACGTGGAGAGGATTTCCTATCAGTCCAACGCTGATTGTAGCCTGTGAGTGACGCCGGAAAACCAAGAGGACCGAGGGAATTGAAGCCTGAgcgatttttttcctttttcatttctgctattttctgcatttttgtgAGCGTTTAGGTGTGTATGGCGTGTTTGTACGTGGAACAGAGAGAATGGAAACTCCAGCTAGTCCAAGCCGGAGGTGATGGTTTCCATTTTCTGGCGAATTCCCGTTGAAGGGAAGCAACGCAGCAGCAGCCTGGACTAGTGTCGTGGAGAAGATGATCAATTCCCAGGAATTTACAGCTTCAGCCCCTCTATTTTCAGTTGTCTTGTAATTAATTCCCCAGATTATTAGGACTTTATAATTTGACCCTGGAactttatttttgtgttttcaattaggtccttagCACTATTTTAGTAAGCTTTTAGATTAATTAGCTTTCTCATTTGCCAAGTCAAGTTgcaattaattttattttctctttttaaacTTGATATAACCCGTAAGGGGCATAGGTGcgtttaatttttgtaatttaatttttaccttttctttgttttcttctaTTTTTAGTTAATTACTTTATATTTTGTCGCGTATAATTGAGTGGGCCGTGAGCGCGTTGTTTCATGGCTTTTCCAATAGAAACCTTGGAATTAatcatttcattttatttcacTCTTTATGTGTTAtgcatatttattttaatttgtttagGTGTTTTGTGTTAATCAAGTACATGTTATATGTTTAACAATAGATTAACTTattttttccttaaaattaAAAGTGTTTAATTAAACTCGCAAAGGTGCTTGAGGGTAAAATCTCGACCTTTCCACCTCACGAATGGAGCTCCTCGAACTCATTTCTCTGATTTtgaaagacctggagttgtttAGTTATAGGGTTTTAATTTgtgttttaaaaataaaaattactcTTTTATAGGTGACTCAGTACATCTAAATTCAATACTGAGTGGCGACTCCAAATTGTTAAAAAACCATTTTTTCTGGACTCTAGTGGGCCCAAATCCGTTGCCTTTGccaagtcccattttaggcccttttctttttattttccttattttaattttgaaaaaactcaaaaatcattttaaacAACTTCTtaaatttttatcattttgttttAGGAAATGAGGCTGACACCCTTCCCTTCCCTCCCTTCCCTCCCTTCCCTTCTGTTTCAGATATGTATGGGGGTACCACTAGTCTACTAGTACTAGTAATTAGGATTTAACCTTGGACTATGTGATAAGGAAGAGTATAGGAGGATATGATATGTCTACAAATtcccctcctttttttttcattttcatcttcCCCTCCTTCCCAGTTTCTAATCTTCTCCTCCGGTGCCTTGCTTTCTCCATGTGTCTTTCCATTTATTCTGTATTTTCTTTATTGCTTTTTTGATTTCGCAGCAATCATTTTTCTTATAATCTGTCCTTTAGCAGTGACAGAAGATTCTTTTCATGTGCTCTTAGTATTAGTTAATGAGTTCCTTATAGAAACTAGTACTACCACTGCCTTCCGCTTAAGCAAATTATTTTCCTGttttattcttcttttgattCTATGTTGTTGCTTAACGCTTTTGATACCAAAATTAAGGTTCATGAATTAATGCGTCAAGGATTCACCTTGAGAAGTGCGAGGATATGTTTCCTTCAATCCTCTTAAATATGTGCAATTatcactttttcctttttttttgtgttttcttccccttttccttGGGTATATTGCTGTCCAACTTTGCATCATTTGCTGCATTGGTTGATCATTGGAGTTCTTGGGTTGGGAAAATAGCTTGAAGATAGTTATATTTTGTATCTGCCCACACATTTAATGTCGTGGCTGTTTTCAATATTGTGATCTCTCCTATAACGGAATATAGTAATTTAAGTTAAAAACTTCCTATTCGTATCAAAACTCTAATGTGTTCGATTCACGACCTACAGGAAGTTGTTGTTCCCGTGGTGCAAGGAAAAATCAGGCATACTTGTGAAAGTGTGACATTGGAACAGTTTATGGAGTCTCCATTGTTGAAACCAATGGTTACTTTATCTGGAACTGCCGAAGAAGGTGCCGTTGGACCTCCTCTAGGTTTGGTTGACATAGGTATCTGTGAAAGTGCCTATCTTTTTCGTGTTGCCCTTCCTGGTGTTAGGGGTAGCGAGAGTAAGTTATCCAACTTCAGCTAGTCTCTTCCCTAAATTGTTTTGCTCAGGATTTGGATAGATACCGATAAAGCTCTAGCACACATTTAGCTCCACATACCAGCTGAAAAAATAGTGGATTGTTGTGGCTAGACTTAAAAGTTTCCCACATGACCACCAGAGAAGCTTGTATAgtaagggaaaaaaatgaaagaaactaCTGTGACTAAGTAGACAGCCTTCAGAATGCATCCATACAttaatcatcttcaatttttaaaGCTTTAGGTAGTAAATCATCAACAAACATATGCACTCAACGAAACATGTCCTGCTGCATGAGCCGTATTTCCATTCTGCTCTTGTTAGGGTCTCTGCTTAGCACTCCATGGGTATTAACTTGGCTTTGTGATTTGAGAACTCTGGCTGACCTGTGCATTTAaatcattaaatagaaaatcaACTTTTGTCTTTAGTTTCTATATATATCATTTTATCTATATGTACGCTCATCTCATAGCTTCAACTTCCTATTCTGTTCTTATCTTTTTCCTTGCATGCCTGCTCTGAAATTTCTAACTGCCATGGGATCCTGTATTTTTCATCATCAAATTCTAGTATCTTTGGACATCAAAACCTTTTATTATTGAATTTTAAGAGCTAAATTTGCTGGCATTGATTTCCATCTGCAGTGACTGTGAATTTAAAATGGGAAAAAGATTCTCCGTCTGGACGTTAAGCTAGTCATTGATGTCTCCTAATAATGACAGGAAATTCATTGGATTATCCCCTACATGGTTTTCAACTGCATTCTCTAAATGTCCTTCGTTACAAATGTTGTCAAAGAGCTGTGTAGCATGTGCAAATTTCTCTCCTCTATACCAATAGCTGATTGTTTTAATATGTAGATACATTCTTTATGGTAGTCTCTAGGATAAAAAGGCTCCTGGCTGCCTTTCTTGTGACTGATGAATAATTCCAAAATATTTTGCATGCATTTAACCTGTAAAGGGTCTGTTTCCAAGAGCAGGAGACTAAAATGCAAAAGTTACAAATCATTATTCAACATACAACATCAATGCAGGTAAGTTGAAATGCAACATACAACTCAATGGACGGGTTCACATAGAGGGAGTGATTACCGAGTCTCAATTCATGAAGAATTGTTCTAAGGTGTTTGAAATGAAAGTGCAGCAGCTTTGTCCTACTGGGCCTTTCAGTGTCTCTTTCAATTTGCCTGGACCTGTAGACCCAAGGTTATGCTCTTTTTCTTTCAAGGCAGGTGGTATTTTAGAGGTGGTTGTACTGAAGTTCAGAATACCACATCTATCAGCAGAAGGCTGGTTTGAAAAATGGTATGATTGCTGGTCCTTTCCTTGATGAGCGTTTCCAGACCTGATTAATTTCCGGAAGTTATTCCTTTTCGTTCGCAGAAGGAAAGACTAAATCTTTTTTGTTGCTTCATTGTTTTTTGTGCTAGTGAAAAACAAGTATTTGATATCAGTAGAGCGAAAATTGGCCATATGTTATCTTCCTTGTGACCTTATAACTGGTTACTATAACATGAATTCGCAGGCGGATCTGGTTATTGTAACGCTGAAGCATCTGTTCAGTTAGCCGATTCATTATATTAAATCTTGTTGGTGCAGCGTTTTGTTTAATTTAAACAGCCCATCATTTGATTTCACTTGGAATTGAGTACTGCTTAGAATTTAGACTTCTCAATATTGTTACTCAATAAGACCCACATTacatttgtctttttttttttttttttatttgtcaaaaCTCGTTAACATCTGCATTAGAAACCAATATAGTCTGTACATCTAGAGCCACTGCTCTCTTACATCCGCTTGAGCTGCCTGTAGCAGCCAAGCTGGAAAGTTTCCTTCCTATTCAATCTCACTCAAACACTTAACAGCAAACCTTGCTAAACCATGTCTAACACAGTTGTTTTCTCTTTTGGTGAAAGATACAACATTTATCAAAACAGCTTTTTAGTTTCCTTGTATCATTTGGAACAGTTGATGTCAAAATGTCTTCTGCTGAATTTTCTTTCACCTTATTTGTTATCATCTTGCA
Above is a genomic segment from Coffea eugenioides isolate CCC68of chromosome 5, Ceug_1.0, whole genome shotgun sequence containing:
- the LOC113772568 gene encoding increased DNA methylation 3-like; amino-acid sequence: MESPLLKPMVTLSGTAEEGAVGPPLGLVDIGICESAYLFRVALPGVRGSESKLKCNIQLNGRVHIEGVITESQFMKNCSKVFEMKVQQLCPTGPFSVSFNLPGPVDPRLCSFSFKAGGILEVVVLKFRIPHLSAEGWFEKWYDCWSFP